The Diceros bicornis minor isolate mBicDic1 chromosome 31, mDicBic1.mat.cur, whole genome shotgun sequence genomic sequence GCGACGGGTCTCCCCGTCCTCCTGCGCTGCCCGGAAGGGAGAGGGTTGTCGCGGTCGTTCCATTCCTGCTTCTCCACCGCGTGTTTGTTTTGTcgggggtcacacagctggtcgtTGTCTTGTAAGAGTTTACGATGCCACCACATGAGGACTCACATGGGAACCCAACAGAGAGGGCTGGACCGAGCGCGACCTGCATCTCGGGCTCCGAGTTAGACGCCGTGAGTGGAGGCTAGTCTTCCACCTTCTGAGGATGCCTGCGTGCCTGCGGGAAGCACGACTAGGCGCTTAGTAACCAGACAGAAGGACGGAGAAAAGCGGCCTGTCACAAAGTGCATTTCATCCTCTTGGGCTCTGCAGGaacagcctcccttgcagtgagAAGCAGCCCCAGGACTGGATCCCACCCGGCTCCGTGTGGGGTAACGAGGCAGAGTGAGGTGAGTCGCTGTGGCGTCCGCGTGCCCCCTCCCATCGCCCCCTCCACCTGCGAGTTCACTGATGTCTAGAGCTGTCTTGGGAGCCACAAGGGAGTTCCCGGACAAAAGACAGAAAGACTTTCAGTCCCTAATACACTAGAGGAAGGACGACCTGTGATGAGGAACCCCCGGCTTGGACTTTCTGTGGGCTGAGTGTGAAGACTTCCACCGTGTTTTAGCCTAGATGTTTTGGGGCTGGCTCCACCACAGAGCTGGAGACGTCTTAACTCTCACAGCCGACAAATCTCGCCGGGAACGCAGGTAGATGGACACGTCTTCCTGTCTAATATCTAGTTCCAAGTAGACGTCAGTGAAATATAGCTTTGGGGTCATTTGAGTCTGATTTCACTCccacagtctctttctctcttgttcGGTGAAACATTTGCATTCTCTGGATgcatttttgcttctgttttgtGCCAGATGTCTTCTTATCAGACACCTTATCCCCTAACAGGCTTACAGGAATGCGTCCTGAGTGCAGTGGTCCGTGGTCCAGTATGGCCTATTTGATTTCTAgttcattgtattagttttctaacttctgccgtaacaaagtaccgcaGAGggagtggcttaaaccacagaaattgcttgtctctcagttctggaggccgggagtccgagatcaaggtgtcagcaggttggcTCCTTCCGAGGCCGTGAGGGAGAATCCGGTCCAGACCTCCCCTCCAGCTGTCGGGGGTTTGCTGGCGAcctttggcgttccttggcttgtagatgcgtcAGCTCCGTGTCTGCTTTCATATTCATGTGGCcttccctctgtgcgtgtctgtctctgtgtccaaatgtctgctttgtataaggacaccagtcacgcTGGATTAGGACCCGCCCTAACAACTTCCTTTTAACTTGATTAACTGTGTAAAGAACTTAtccccaaataaggtcacattctgaagtcctggaggttaggacttcaatatatgcaTTTTGGGGGACACGATTCAACCCAGAACATTCATGTATGGAATTTGCAGCATCTGAGTTGTGGAGAAATGGCAGAGTTAAGGAATTTGGAAAGTTTCatagagatgatgatgatgatgatgataatgatgatgatgatgatggtgatgatagtaaTAGTGATCTTAAAAGGCAAGGAAGAACTATATGTTTTAAGTCCCTACATTGGGTGGGCAGGGTTCTAAGTTTTTCATATGTACACGCTCATGTAATTCTCACAGAAGCCGTAATCTGTTGGTGTGTAGCAGTATTCACGTATTTCAAAGGCGAGTGCGCTGAAGCATTGTGTCTTAAGTGACTTCTCCAtcatcacacagccaggaagaggCAGATCCAGGAGGAGAGCCCAGGAGGTCTGGCCCCGAGTCTTCCCGTTGAGCACGTCACTCTACAGCACGCATTTGGTGTCTTCCaccttgttgttttctgttacaACTCAGATGCTCATTCCTTAACAGCTCACCTCCCAGAAGACCCTGGGCACCCTTCTACTCCATACCCGCCAAACACACACGTGTGTTGCCCACGAGAGACAAGGGTTGACAGTAGGTCTGTAACCCGCCATCCCCAACCTGGTGACACCtggtgaaagagaaaaaaaagagagagaatacgaggaagagagggagggagggaggaagaatccAGGCAAATGTCTTTGTCAGCACGCCAGGGTGGCGATGTCATGGTGTCCTGATGGTGTCTCCTGGAGTAACGATAAAGAAGTGCCCCTGTATATGCGACGTTCTCGGTGGGGTATCATGGTCGTGTCTTGACGGTTAAGGCAAACCAGCCTGGAATTTATGGACTTAAGGGCATAGGACTTCTCGCTGTCAGCTCCATGGTTACTGAAGCAGAAAACGGAGATGGCGCGTGACTGAATCGCTCTGTTTCAGTGAGTGACGTGCCGCACCCACCTTCCATTCCTTAGAGACCTTACGTGTTAATCTGGGCCAGTGCGTGCCCTAAGGTCGTGAGGAAGACCCTGAGGAGCTGCACTGGGGTCTCCGACTTCTCCTCGCTGCACCTGTGCACCCCGCCACCTGTACCTTTGAGTTATTAGGAGAACTTGACACAGGGCAAGATCTCTAACTCTTGTAAGGCTGATGCGACAATCAAACCACTGGGGTCATCCTGAGACTAATTGTTTCCTCGGATTTATATAACCTgtgcagttaaaaaaaattaatcaggtGATGAGACAGAGCAGAAGAAAGAAGTGGGCAGGAGGGGGGGACAGTGTACTTCCCAGCTCAGGCGTGGAAAAAAGGATGTCTCTCTTGGAACCTAATAAGTGATGTTAATTTTTTCATCTGGTCAACAAATATTCACGAATCATCGAAATGCCAATCACTGtcttgtgaaaaagataaataagtttTTTACCTTAGAGTTTAAAGTGGTCTCAGTGGAGAAACTGTCAGGAAGGTGAAGTATGTCCCCCTTGCCTGATCAGACATTTTCTCCAGGGCGAATCCCTGGAAGGCTCCCTGAGCCTGATATTTGCTCGATCTGGTTTGGGGTGAGGTGGCCCTTCCCGTTCACTCTAAGCAGCTGTTTCTTCTCGTTTCCAACACTGCTCTCTCTACGCTGGTCGTGAATGGCATTCGTGTCTTCTTCTAATTTTAGATATTGATAAATCATAAGAGAACAAATGGGTGGGTATGAATTTCAATCTTTAACCAGTCTCCCTTTTGAGATAACTTTGGAAATTAATTAGTAAATTTGATTAATGAGTATTAAACGTATTAAACAATCAACTAGATTACTTATCAGATATGGTACAGAATAGCAGCCTAAGAGTTGAAgcatatcattttaaatttactaGAAATTGTAATTCTTCGTTATGTGGATTATCAACATTCACAGAATGATATCataatcaaaattccaatgaaaaCGGACAGAATTGACTTAAGACAATAATTCCGTGGTAAAGATTTGTTGATAAACGTCTCCTGGTTCATTCAGTGCTGCCGCTGCAGAGACTAGGATGGAGCAGAGAAAACCCCATAACTACAGTTTGCTGTCAGGGCACCAGGTGCTGTGTAGACCGCAGGGCCAAGTACATCCCCTAAGCTGTCACCCCCTAGAGGGGACGCCAGGTGCACAGATAGGAgctgggcaggctgggctccacaGTGGCGCTCAGACGGTTTTCTGTGCAGATGCCAGAGCACCCAGTGCTGGCCTCACGCAAGCCCAGTCTGAGCCGAGTGCTGGGAACACGGCCTCAAACGTGGGTCTGTGATTGTCAACAACAGAGGACGAGCAGAAGCCCAGATGCTCACACACGGCCACCTCGTAGGGACGCCAGTCAACACAAAACCGTCTCTAAGCACGAGGCCATCTGCAAGAGGTTTTCATTTGGTAAAACGGGAAATCAAATTGCATGTGGAATTCTTAAATAACAAGGCATCGGTTCAATGGAATGAAGAGGATGTAACAAATAAATGGTAATAAACAAGGTCATAAAGAAATGATTCCTGCCTTTATACTAATTCTAAAGTATAAGTAAAACAGGGACACCGCACACTTTTCTGTGACACACTTACAGCATTTTTTCCTGCATTCAATAGTCatcattctgtgtgtgtgtgtgtgtgtgtgtgggtgggtgggtgggtgtgaatGAGCTATGTTGGAAATCGCCATTGACTATGAGCCAACAGTACCGTTGTGTATTTTGTGCGTGATAACAACTGAAAGCAAAGGGACAAATACATTGTTGTATATTACTGATGTGTTCTgttcatataattttattaatattcatttttatttgaacaCTCTTCTCTTTTCTGATGATTTCTATTGATTCACAAAGTTACAGAATGTATTCAAGAAAAGAAGTCAATGATGAAAAGAGAGACGAGTTGAAGATTTAAAATTCAAGGCGAGACCAGTTGCCCCAGCGAGGTCCCTCCAGCCAGTTAGAGGCCGGATCTCTGGCCCTCTCTGTCCTGGGCTCTGGGGACGTGTGAGTCTAGTGTTTCTTCAGGAGCCTCCAGGGAGAGACTGGACCTGGGCTCAAGGACAGTGGTCGTGTGCGTGTGCCAGCATCGCGGCTGCTGAGAGCAGAGCTCTGGGGGACACTTCCGCGGCTCACACGCCGTGTGCTTGCTCCCTGTCTCTGGGGAGGGTCTGGAGCCGGAGTCTGGAGGAGTGACGGGATCATCCCCAACCTCAGGGTCCAGGCCCTTCCCACATCTCCATCCTCACAGGGGTGACCCCTGCAGCAGGGCCCAGCGGATGGCTCATGAGCCCAGAAATGACACCCTGGGCTTCTCTCCCAGACCGCAGCCCTGGCCGTCAGACCCGAATAACGAGTCTGAGTTACCGACGGCAGCAAACGCAACAACGAACAGCAGAAGCGCGGACAGTGACCAGGTCTTTTTCAGTTACAAAAACACCGTCTTCCTTGCGACTGTGTTAGTGAGCCTCTGTGGGCTGGTGGGGAACGGGGTGGTCGTCTGGCTGCTCGGGTTCCGCATCAGGAGGAACCCCTTCTCTGTCTACATCCTCCACTTGGCAGGTGCCGACTTCgccttcctcctctgcaaaagcGTCGGGTTCCTCTTGGTTCTGTTAAAGAGCTTCATGGGTGCTCTCTATGTGCTCCTAAAAGCGGCCGCCTTCTCTTCTTACCTGGTGGGGCCGAGTCTGCTGATGGCCGTCAGCACCGAGCGCTGTCTGTCCGTGCTCTTCCCCATCTGGTACAAATGCCGCCGCCCGGCGCAGCTCTCGGCCATCGCGTGCGCTCTGATTTGGGGACTGTCATTGTGTCCGGGGATCTTGGCTCTCTTGTGTGACCACTCTGCAGACTTCTCGTGTGACGTGATACACCTGGTCTATTACGGGATGGTCGTCCTCACGTTTCTGGTGCTCTGTGTGTCCAGCCTGACTCTGCTCATCCGGGTGCAGTGCTGCTCCTGGCAGAGACCGCCCGCCAAGCTCTCCAGGGTCATCCTTCTCACCGTGCTGGCCTTCCTGGTGCTCAGTCTGCCTCTCGGTGTGGGCTTACTGGTCCACAGGCTCTCAccgtccttcctcccttcccacctCCTGCTGCCGGCCGTCTTCCACCTCCTCTCCGCCCTGAACAGCGGGGTCAACCCCCTCCTTTACTTCTTCATTGGAAGCCAGAGGCAACAGCAGGGCCGGAAACCGCTCAGACAGGCGCTCCAGAGCGCGCTCACGGAGGATACGGAGCTGAGCAGAGGAGAGTCGCTGCCCCCGGACCAAACATGATGTCCACCTGCGCCCCGGGAGCGGGCGGCTCTGCTGGGATATCAAGATCTGACTCTGCACAGAGGGCCACCACCCCGGATCTACAGCTTTTAAACGCCGGCATAGCCACCCCATCTCTTGCACGAATTCATTATGGGAAATAAACGTGTTTGGCTTGAAAGGGCTCCAAACTGGGCACTGAGATTGGGTCTATTTTTTCCACCTTGTACGTTCCTCCTGGAAGCCTTGCTCTCCTAGTTTTGCTTATGCAGACTTTCTATGGCCCTCTGCCCCTAGGAGAGGTTGGGCGCGAGGCCCATAGGCAAGGATGTCCTTGCCCGGCAGGAacccatctggctgttcctttgGCTGAGCCCGACCATCCCCGCGTCTCTGATCTGCCCTCCTGTGAGTCTCGCCCCTGGAGTGTGGCCTACAGGGCGCgctgcccagcccctcccccgaCGCCCGCCTGGACAGTGCAGCCTCGGTGTCCTTTGCGGTAACCGTCACCTGTTTGAGGGGCCTGGTGCTCAAGGTCCTGAGACCCACGTCTCACCAACCTGCCCCTTTGTCCTGATTTCCTACGTGTGTTCCAAGTGTGCAAACACTGACCAAGTGGCGCCCGGGGCTGTTTCCTTTACACGGAGCGTCTCCTTACAGTCCGGCCTTTATTTCTAACTTTCTTCTGATTTCATCATCCTCCTCCTTATGgctgtatttttaaaaggtaaaactcctacttatccttcaatAACCACTTTTATTTCATCATAAGAATGGAGTATTTCATTTACTTGCTCCAGGAAGAAAGTAACATCTCTCcctgcagggtgtgtgtgtgtgtgtgtgtgtgtgtgtgtacatacacaggCTAGGAAaggtatcattttattttttttcttttgaatagactattttttagagcaattgtagcttcacaacaaaattgagcagaaaatacagagttTCCACATACCCTCTGTCCCCACACAGGCACAGCCTCcctcactatcaacatcccccatcagagtggtacattcaTTACAATTGATGAttctacactgacacatcatcactcttggtgttgtttcttttttaattttttattgtgataacactggtttataactgtataaatttcaggtgtgcaccATTATACTTCTctctctgcatagattacatcatgttcaccacccaaatactaattacaatccatcaccacacacgtgtgcctaaccactcctttcaccctccttcctccccctttccctctggtaaccacctatccaatctctgtctctgtgtgcttGTTTCTAACTTACGGTACTAAGTGTAAAGGTGATATGAGGACTGCAGTCAGACTGCCTGTGTTCCCTTCAAACCCCAGACACCTGTGTTAGGTGGTGACTTGGAGGACGTACGTAATCGCTCTAATCCTTAAAATTCCACATCAATAAAGTGCTCTGAACAAGAGTCACTGCCCCACAGAGTTGATCTGAGTATTAAAGGCATCAACCCTCTTAAAACACATAAAACTTTGTAAATGGCATGAAATCTTTTTGCTGGCGGTGATCACAATTCTGTCATCTTTGTCACAGTTGATGAGAAGTGAGTCTACGCATGAGTGCTACAGGGAGATCGCTGGTGTCCCTGAGACCGGGTCCAACAGCAGAGGTGTATTAAATATGCAATGAATAAAAGAGTGGACTGGAATTAATTAATTCTCACTGGACCCTATTTTTAGCCCCATGATCCCTGGGAGGATGGATTCCCCTGCGTGTCCCCGAGGGCCTGACAGGGAGCCCCTGAGGGCGGAGCTGTTGGAGGGAACTGTGAGCAAATGATGGGGGAGGGAAGGTGGCACAGACTCTTCCCAGCTGCTTCCTGGTCCCAAACCTCGGAGGCCACGTGAACCTCAGCCTGACCCTCCCTCACACGGGCACCGACGCTGAGTGAATGTGGGGTTCTGCGAGAACCAGTGGTCAGAAATCAGTTGTGGGTCCTGCAGGTGAGCGGTCCTCCGCTCTGTCAGCACACGTGGGCCCCATCACTTGTACTGACAAATAGAACGAAGAGGGGATGAGACTGACGACATACGGCATTTCCAAAGTTAAGAAAAAACGTCATTTGTCAGAAGGAACACTatcacagaaagagaaactaCTCCAGATGTGTGGAAAGTTCCAGAATGGGCCCACCATCAACTTATGCACATAAGCACAGGGAAGGAGGTCATCTTTTGGGCGCCCATGCCAAGGCTCTCCCGTGCTTCCAGTGCCCCCCCCAAACCTTAAGCCTGTCTTGGATATTTCAGGGGAGTGCAGCACTCCTGGAAGGAATAAGGTTTATGTTTCCATCGTGCATAAAATCAGGGTGTTATCAAGTAGACCAGAGAGACAATTAAAACATCTGCAGACGGCCTGTGATGACTGGGAATGGACAAGGAGGAGGATGCAGGGAATAACGCGTGATTCACGCAGCAGTTCTGCTCCCCGAGTACATGCGCCCAGACGCTTATGATGGAAGAGGCTAGCACATTTCCAGGAACACAGGGAATGTAACTGGTTTATATTTACGGGATGAAAATACTTGATAAATCAACAAGAGGAGAGACATGGGGGAAAAGAAATGTATAAACTCCTACGAGCAAAGAGCCGGCTCTTAGGACTGAACCCGCACCACAGTCTCCTGGTTTGTGCATTTTGTCCTCACATCTCACAACTGATGTTCTCAGTCATCGCTCCCAGGACCGTATACGATGCTGATATTGTTGTTGTCAAATAATTATGTCCTGGTTTGCCCTTCCTGAATCCCAAACCAGAAAAGCCATAGATCACTTAGGAAAAATTGGGAAGACACTCCGCTAGATCTAAGACTCTCCTAGAGCTACATGGTTTTGACTGTATGTTATTGGTCCAAAGACAGACAAAAAACTGAGTATAATATACTCGTTCTGCCCAAAACATTTAGTGACTCACACACATGAGCACATTTCATTTATCCTAAAGGCAGCACTGCAGAGAAATCTGGAAGGCCATACTCTCAAAGAGGACTTGCTGAACAGTTGG encodes the following:
- the LOC131395869 gene encoding mas-related G-protein coupled receptor member X4-like, which encodes MAHEPRNDTLGFSPRPQPWPSDPNNESELPTAANATTNSRSADSDQVFFSYKNTVFLATVLVSLCGLVGNGVVVWLLGFRIRRNPFSVYILHLAGADFAFLLCKSVGFLLVLLKSFMGALYVLLKAAAFSSYLVGPSLLMAVSTERCLSVLFPIWYKCRRPAQLSAIACALIWGLSLCPGILALLCDHSADFSCDVIHLVYYGMVVLTFLVLCVSSLTLLIRVQCCSWQRPPAKLSRVILLTVLAFLVLSLPLGVGLLVHRLSPSFLPSHLLLPAVFHLLSALNSGVNPLLYFFIGSQRQQQGRKPLRQALQSALTEDTELSRGESLPPDQT